In the Cryptococcus depauperatus CBS 7841 chromosome 4, complete sequence genome, GATGACCCTGACGTCAAGAAGGACATGAAGGTGATTTTCTTAGCGCAATCCTGGTAAACCATTGAGAAACAATTTGTTAACCATCATCTAGCACTGGCCCTTCGCCGTCATCGACAAGGATGGTTCCCCATACGTTGAGGTTGACTACCTCGGCGAGAGAAAGACTTTTTCTCCCCAGGAGGTCTCTGCCATGGTTCTCAccaagatgaaggagattGCTGAGGCCAAAATCGGTAAGACTGTTAAGAAGGCCGTTGTCACGTCAGTCAAAGACCAGCTACCTTCATGAAACATTTACTGATTTATCCGTAGTGTTCCTGCCTACTTCAATGACTCTCAGCGTCTTGCTACTAAGGACGCTGGTGCCATTGCCGGTCTTGAAGTTCTCCGTATCATCAACGAGCCCACCGCTGCGGCCATTGCCTACGGCCTCGATGAGAAAACTAAGGAGGAGCGCAATGTCCTTATCTTTGACTTGGGTGGTGGTACTTTTGATGTCTCCCTCCTTACCATCCAAGGAAAGGTTTTCTCTGTCAAGGCCACTGCTGGCGACACTCACCTTGGTGGTGAGGACTTTGACAACAACCTCCTTGAGCACTTCAAGGCCGAATTTaagaggaagagcaagCTTGACATCTCTGACGACCCCCGTGCTATCCGTCGTTTGAGGTCCGCCTGTGAACGTGCTAAGCGAACTCTCTCTTCTGTTACCCAAACCACCGTCGAGGTGGACTCTCTCTACCAGGGCACTGATTTCTCCTCCAATATCACTCGTGCCAGATTTGAGGAGATCAACGCCGTCGCCTTCAAGTCTACGGTTGACCCTGTCGAGAAAGTCCTCAAAGACTCTAAGATTGCCACTGGCAAGgttgatgacattgttcTCGTAGGCGGTTCTACTCGTATTCCCAAAATCCAGTCTCTTGTTTCCGAATTCTTCGGTGGTCGTCAGCTCAACAAGTCCATCAACCCCGATGAGGCTGTCGCCTATGGTGCTGCTGTCCAGGCCGCTGTCCTCACCGGCCAGACATCTGACAAGACTGCTgacctccttcttctcgaTGTTGCTCCTCTCTCCCTCGGTGTTGCCATGCAAGGCGACATCTTCGGTGTCGTTCTTCCTCGAAACACCCCTATTCCTGCCAACAAGTCTCGAGTCTTCACCACTGTTGAAGACAACCAAACCACCGTCATGTTCCCTGTCTATGAAGGCGAGCGAACCCAATGCAAGGACAACCGACTTCTCGGAGAATTTGAGCTTTCTGGTATCCCCCCAATGCCCCGTGGCCAAGCCGAGCTTGTCTGCACTTTTGAGGTCGATGCCAACGGTCTACTCAAGGTCTCTGCTCAGGACCGTGCCTCTGGCCGAAAGGCTCAGATCACTATCCAAAACTCTGTTGGCCGTCTTTCTTCCGAAGAAATTCAGTCTATGATCAAGGACGCTGAGCAATACAAGAACGCCGACCGGGACTTTTCTGCCCGACACGAGGCCAAATCTGACCTTGAAGCTTACCTCCACACCTGTAAGTTAATGTTGCATTTTACTAGACAATTGCTGACTTTTTGTAGGTGAACAATCCATCTCTGCCCCTGAGCTCTCTATGAAGATTAAGCGAGGAGCTCGTGCTGCCGTTGAGGCTGAAATTGCCAAGGCTCTCGAGAAACTTGAGCAGGAGGATGCCACTGCCGACGAGCTCAAGAAGGCTCAGCTTGGTGTCAAGAGAGCCATGCAAAAGGCTATGGCTTCTGCTGGCTCTGCTCGTTAAGTCATGATCATTTATCAATGATTGGATGGCGTCATGGTGCGGAGACGTGAAGAGGGATAATGCCAGAGTTGGGGTAATTGCTGCTGTTGACACTTTGGGACGTCCTGTACCTACCATTcccttttttgttttcttttttcatcttcattctcttcgtTTGTACAGGACATATGGCGAGATGAAAACAGACTCGAACGCACcacctttttcaaaaaactGCAATGTACCGTGCAATGCTGCATGTTTGATGTTTGTAATTGGTTCTTGATATCTTGTAATTTTAGAAATGAACTTGCTGATCCACTTGGTAGTCAGTTCGCCTTGTCTTCTTATTGGAGTTTGAATAAATTCCAGTGCTAAATACTATTTTGACCATCACCATCAAGCAATTAAGAATATTGTATGATCGTTGAAAGCTAGACTAATGCCATGACGTCGTGGTTACTGATTTGTCATTAACCATACCAACATCTTCTATATAAGAAGCGAATGTTTTATTTATCCATGAAATGTCAAATgttgaaagcaaaaaaaggTCTGTAACTCCATCCTTGA is a window encoding:
- a CDS encoding heat shock protein sks2, encoding MSAEDVYEGAIGIDLGTTYSCVGVWQNDRVEIIANDQGNRTTPSYVAFTEGERLIGDAAKNQSAMNPRNTIFDAKRLIGRRFDDPDVKKDMKHWPFAVIDKDGSPYVEVDYLGERKTFSPQEVSAMVLTKMKEIAEAKIGKTVKKAVVTVPAYFNDSQRLATKDAGAIAGLEVLRIINEPTAAAIAYGLDEKTKEERNVLIFDLGGGTFDVSLLTIQGKVFSVKATAGDTHLGGEDFDNNLLEHFKAEFKRKSKLDISDDPRAIRRLRSACERAKRTLSSVTQTTVEVDSLYQGTDFSSNITRARFEEINAVAFKSTVDPVEKVLKDSKIATGKVDDIVLVGGSTRIPKIQSLVSEFFGGRQLNKSINPDEAVAYGAAVQAAVLTGQTSDKTADLLLLDVAPLSLGVAMQGDIFGVVLPRNTPIPANKSRVFTTVEDNQTTVMFPVYEGERTQCKDNRLLGEFELSGIPPMPRGQAELVCTFEVDANGLLKVSAQDRASGRKAQITIQNSVGRLSSEEIQSMIKDAEQYKNADRDFSARHEAKSDLEAYLHTCEQSISAPELSMKIKRGARAAVEAEIAKALEKLEQEDATADELKKAQLGVKRAMQKAMASAGSAR